Within Topomyia yanbarensis strain Yona2022 chromosome 2, ASM3024719v1, whole genome shotgun sequence, the genomic segment tccaagtttaatacattttcccctctcattcacagtagaacctcgtcaacctctccctgtatctacaatatggcatcgcttcacgagtctacgatgcacacccttcttgataaccgtccatccagaacatcatgacacacgtcacaaaaacatcatgacagcatcggagagccaataatcatccgaaatatcgaccctcccctcgcccctgcggtTACAGGATGGAAACCACTACaataaagtgtgcatatccacCACAATCATCAACTAGCCAACGAGAAtgtcaattttacaaaattttacaatatgaatcccacttcctacctttttccgttactaacataagaggggagcaagccgcccctaaatacggctttcctttCTCCCACTAGCATGGGCCATGTACTTTAGAAAAAGAATTATCGccctcgttaagctaccgcatttgggcctaaataaacgtatttaagagaCAAAAATCAGAAATGCATTTTTGCAcccaaattttttaaattgtctCGACAAACTTGGACAAATTCTTGGAAATCTGGACTCGACTAAGAAAAATCTGCATGTCTTTACGAAAATATGCAACATCTGAATATTTCTGCGAAATTGGCAATCCTGGATCGAACCAGAAATTacctagggtaaagagcctatttatGATCTGTTGTTACCATCATTCTCCCCATTTAAAAACTATGGAGAGAGCAGGGCTTACCACCTTTTTTCAACACATTCTCAATAAACGGAAAGGCAACTGTAGCCAGATTTACATAGATGATAGATAGTGATAGGCTATTGTAACTTTGTTTTGGCTACCCGCCGTTGCCCTTTTGCTGTAGAAATAGTGTGTTGGAAGAACCAGAGAGGCTAAAAGAGGCTCGGTACGCtacacaaaaatcttcaaaattgcGCGCGATGTGCaaaaattttctttcttttaattttgtgattttattgAGTAGGATTTTATATTGTAGGCAGGTATATCAGTAGGTAGGTCAGGTCAGGTGCTTGGCTGGGAATCGCATGTCAAAGTCTGGCCGGTCCTAACGGGAAACACGAACACATCGAACAGCTGGTCACGCAACAGTGTATATATAATATAGATAGCGTGTAGCAAGTGTCATTCCGGCCCAATACGTCCGAGCTGGACTTGGAATAGTAAGCTGTGCTTTGCTCCTATAGTCGATAAATTTTGCAAGTCACGGTGCACGGAAAATCGCATCGCAAAACAATTTACTATACACAaggtaaaagataaaaatggaTTTCAGCGGTAAGGTGGTGCTCATCACTGGAGCCAGTTCTGGAATTGGCGCTGCTACGGCGGTCTATTTTGCTAAGTTAAACGCAACGTTGGCACTGGTCGGTCGCAATGTTGCAAATTTGAACCAAGTTGCGTCCGACTGTGAAACCGTAGGAAGCATCAAACCGCTAATTTTGGTGGCAGATGTGACCAAGGAGGAGGATAATGAACGAGTGATAGCGGAGGTGGTTGAAAAGTTGGGCAAACTTGATGTGTTGGTGAATAATGCCGGGAAGGGAGCCTCTGGATCAATCGAAACCACCACCATGGAACAGTACGATGACATCATGAGGACAAATGTACGATCGGTTTTCCAGTTGACCAAGTTGGCTGTGCCTCATCTAATCCGTTCCAAGGGTAACGTTGTGAATGTTTCAAGTGTAGCCGGGCAACGATCTTTCCCAAACTTTTTGGCTTATTGTGTTTCGAAAGCGGCTATTGATCAGTTCACGCGATGTACTGCACTTGAATTGGCGCCAAAGCAAGTACGGGTCAATGCAGTTAATCCAGGTTTGCttgaattttgtttcaataGTATAGCGTAACAAAGTTCAAATTATGTGGGTTTTTGCTTTCAGGAGTCATTGTCACTAACTTTCATCGGGAAGCTGGTATGGACGAGGACACATACAAATTATACTTGAAGCGATGCGAAGAAACACATGCGTTAGGACGTGTCGGCCAAGGTTCAGAGGTTGCTGCGGCGATTGCCTTTTTAGCAGGGGAAAACACCGCCAGCTTCACGACCGGCGTTTGTCTCTGTGTTGATGGTGGCAAACATGCAATGTGCCCAAGATAATTTGAAGTATGTGGAAATGAGTTGCAGTACAGCGTCGTTCAGATAATTTCCGCTaggattttttaatgaaatcttTTATTACAGATTTAACTGCTTACAATTTCTATTGAATAAATGCTTAATATTGTGCCTTGTAAGACACTCGCTCAAAATGCGCATATATGAAAACCAAGCTTAGATAAGCACGTGACAGTAGACTATAAATTCATAAGAACATTCTTTTTGAAAAGCAAATAGCAGCCATAAATATAAACAACTATTGAAAGAGTAGTCTCTCTACGCATACAAGAGAATGTTAATCACTTCTATAGTTTGCTTCTGAACAACAGTCTCCTTGTCTACAAGCTCCGCTGAAAACTGCTTGATAAGCCTTTATTACGAGGGACAAGCCGAATAAGGGCTGCTCAAACTATTATCCACCATATTGTTTGCTAGGATTACAACGGATTGAAAGAACAAGGCGTGACTGAAGTCCATAGGATAACCAAGATAGCAAGCGGCATGTCGATGAGCACTCCGCTCCTAGTCTTGAACTTCTACGGCCTCCATCTACTGGAACACGTTTACCTCAGTATGATAAGGGTCAATGTGAGCAAATATACCCCATACAGTGCTTCCGATGCGATCGGTTCAGTAAGGGCAGCTAGAACTGCAACCAGAAGGAGGTCTCCATTAAAAGCGCTAAGAAGCACGAAGTGAGAGTAACTGCGTCAACTGCAACGGAAACAGAACGTTAGCTAAACAAAACTCTGCGGTGGGAAAAAACGTCCTAAGCCAACACCGCCAGCAACCGGCAAAACCCAACCTCCGGCGACCGAGATCGCACAATAAGCTTGCTAAGCAAGTAGATGGAAGCCTGAAAATATCAGCCGACTGCAGTCTGTTCTGGAAGAAAGCCTCCTATCGTGAACTGGCCCTGCCCACGGATATACCGGCCCACGCCGACGAGCCTTCGGCGGCTACTGATGCAGGAGCCCGAGGGAGTAAGTCCGAACAGAGATATACACTGCCACATCGACTCCCGATCCAGCATCTGATTCACATCCGCCATCATCATCCAGTCCTGCAATGGAATACCAAGGGCGAAGACAGAACCTAAGAGACCTCCAGACCATCATCGCCTGACAAAACTCCATAGCCATACAAGAAAGCCACACCCAGGAGGGCAACGACATTTCCCGATGGCTCAGGAACCACTACACATGGGCATCGTGGACGGAGGAAACATTCCAAACTATCGGGCTGGTCACCCGAGCCGATATTCGTCGGGAAGGAATTCGGCTTGACACCGAGCTGCTGGAGATTGTAGATTCGCATAACGGTCCCGTGTACTGTTGTATCAGTAGCCATCCCCTAGGAGATCAACTGATGCGGCAAATTCTGCCCACGTCGACTTTAACGAGCATTACCCCACCTGGAGGTCACACCGACCCAGTCGTCGCGGCAATGAAATATTAGAAGCCTTTGAGAACAATAGTCGTCTTTCTCCATGACATGCAGCACCCCATCTTAGTTACTCATAACTCAGCCCCACGGCCCCTCCCGCTTGCGACGGTGGCTATATAAAGAGCCCAACTGGACCAGCTTCAATGAAGCGCTCATTTATAACTTTGATTCCCAAAATGAATATACGCCGGATGAGCTTTCGAAGATTCGCAAAAACCAGCATCCCTCCACCAGCCCCCCATCCTCCACCCCGGGAGGTGCATTCCACTGGTGGAGCATCGACGTCGCAAACGCCACAAAAACGCCGACGAGTCCGAAAAACGCCGGTCGATATGCCTCTCTGGCTTAATTAGTTCAATCATTCTCGCCAGCTCCGAAACGACACATGGAAAGCTGGCCAAATCGGTAAGCTGGAATGAATTTTGGCGACGAGTAAACGCACTTTGCGGAAAAAAGTATAACATTGGGTTCTAGTTGGAAATCTGAGGCATCGCAATCTTGGAGCCCAGCGAAATCGTCGACGTGCTGGGACGgggatcaggaatcagaatatagtggcttaaatggcacgttccccgtatgtagtcggagatttgtgccttccGGAAAGGCAATGACATCTGGTTCTACCTGGAATCCCTAGAGAAACCCTAGACCCTAGACCAGGCAGAATGGGACGGTCTACATGCCGACatcaactccgctagcgaatgacggatctcaatagtggcatgtctgtaataatatacgtacatggaactattgagaaccagagctacaggtccaaagccctggtaaaggaggatggttgtgatgatccgggccgagatcaccacgtaaagcaaggtagggcataaccccaattctaaggcgtgaagcgacccgtgccgagggatgagtgatcgagggggtgaaaaagatgctcgatcgttaaggGAGCCTGTGgagtacctgggcaacccccacagtaagcgtcccttaccacgctaatgcggagctctggcgtggcggacatttatttctcgcgcgactgggattttacatggagttatcaaaaaaaaaaaacaaacagacggaggtgccaaaccccttcgctagaggtggtttggcgaggtccccgtggggagagtagtggagcgatgagtgctgcatctgaaagcactagtgaccccagcagcggtaggaaatagccctaccagtgCACCGGAggggccactatctgcgatgcgaaaagtagcgaagcaactcgattcaataatcaagttcgctagcgcaaagcagaatatagccaaggagttgaagttgagcctcctggagctccggaaagctgttcgtgtcgcaagacaggaacagcaggcctatgctaagagggtggaatgtcgggagaggcccgacaaagaaacccagacagtggcctccaatagggaggaaagagagaaggtcgatagaggttcacagacagtggcctttaccttctacggagcagccacgtcgatcggagcggcgaccgagttcccctcgaagggaaaaggcaagggcaatcgcaagacggcatcgaacgcgaagcgccctaggaagtcgccaggagagggtgccaaaaccgacaccacttggcgtgcaaccgttaaggtcaaacgccgtttgggcgaggtaagcgagggcgagagtgacctcgctgtggagagcgatggtaccagcaacccggcacgaccggggcaggggggctcaaacccctggacgctggtcaccaagaaaaagccggcaccgacaccggaggtaccgctgccggcgaagaaggccaaggacagaggcgaagccttgcggttaaaaaccgacaaggacaaatacgccgatgtcctaaaatcgatgaaggcggccgaaagcctctcggcccttgggcaggatgtgcgcagCGTAAAACGCactaacacgggagagatgcttctggtgctgaagcgaggcgcacaatctagtgcagtatacaaggccttggcccaagaggtccttggtgagggcgcccaaatcaggtcgctaggtgcggaaacgactctccagtgcaagcacttggacgagttcccgaccgcagaagacgtcgtcgcagccgttaaggagcactgcgacgtcacaatcgagcgggcctctgtgcgattgaaagatggaccctctggcacccaagtagcctacctcaggctactgaaggcgaatgccaaaaaggtaaccgagaaagggaagctgaagatcggctggtcggtatgccctattagtataccccagccgccttcagtggataggtgctatcggtgccttgagtccggccacaaagcatacgaatgcaaaagcatagataggagcaaactatgtcgtcgccgcggcgaggagggacataaagagcgggggtgcactaaggcacacaagtgccttatctgcaccgctaagaagcaagcccataaacatgctatgggcggaccttcgtgtcccttcggtgagttaaataagaagaagccgtgaacgtcacacagctaaatcttaaccattgtgcagcagcccaacagctgctatggcagtcggtctcggagtcgaggacagatgtcgccctcttatcagacccgtacagcatccctgccggcaacggcaattgggtgtcggacgggtctggaatggtggcaatctgtacaacgggacggttcccggttcaagaggtaatacacccctccgccgagggtgtggcgattgccaagatcaatggtgtgttctattgcagctgctacgccccaccaaggtggccaatagaacagttctaccagatgatcgacaggctatcgtcggacctagtgggccgggaaccggtagtaatagcgggagactaacgcttgggcagtggagtggggcagccgctgtacaaatagcaggggtcaagcgctaatggaagcgtttgcgaaactcgatactgtgctagctaatgatggctccgctagtacattccgtagaaacggagtggaggcgtggattgatgtgacctttgccagcccgagtctggctccaggcatggaatggagggtagacgaaggctacacccatagcgatcatttagcaatccgctttaagatcaactatggtgtgcagcatccgagggcgggagatccctgtcaggtacgcgggtggaagtccaatcacttcgacagcgaagctttcaccgcggccctgggactggaggccaacaccgacagtctaagcggggatgcgctggtagctgttctatcacgcgcgtgcgacgccactatgccgagaaaaacactgccaagaaacggtagatgcccggtatactggtggagtgccgagattgctgctctacggtcagcctgtctcagagctagacgtaggatgcaaagagctcgcaccgaggatgcaagagagaaccgccgtgaagtgtttcgagctgcgaaattggcccttaacaaggccattaaaagcagcaagagagcgtgtttcgacaacctgtgtgagagtgccaacgcgaatccgtggggtgacgcctacaggattgtgatggccaagaccaaagggggctcttcacccccagaacggtctccggaccggttggcgacgattttCGAAGTACTCtttccgtctcgagccacaagtccctggccacctgcactacgagacagtgcgggcacggccgaaacggtggctccggtgacgaatgaagaactactcgcagtggctaaatccctagcaatgaacaaagctccagggccggatggagttccaaacaacgctctcaagtcAGCGattatagcgaacccgaacatgctcaggctagctatgcagaggtgccttgacgagtgccgtttccccgatagatggaaaaggcagaaattggtgctgttgccgaagcccgggaagccgccaggcgacccatcggcgtacagaccaatctgtctgatcgacacgactggcaaactgcttgagaggattatcctcaacaggctaaccccgtacgcggaaggtacggacggcctgtcaagcaatcagtttgattttcgaaagggtaagtccatggtggacgctatcaactcagtggtaaagaccgccgagatagcgatccaacggaaaaggcgaggtattcgatactgtgcgttagtgacacttgacgtgaagaacgcattcaacaacgcaagctgggatgccatcgcgctctcgttacaccggcttagcctaccggtgggtctgtaccgcatcctggaaagttacttccaaaaccgcgtactgctatacgagaccgatgccgatcagaaaagggttccgattaccgccggagtcccgcagggctcgatcctaggcccggtgctatggaacctcatgtatgacggggttctgagactgaagttccctcctggggtcaagatcgtcggctttgccgacgacgtaaccttggaggtctacgcggagtcaattcctgaggtagaactaaccgcagaacacgcgattagcacggtggaggaatggatgagcgcgagaggcctggagctcgctcatcataagacggaggtagttatcgtcaacaaccgcaagtcggcacaacatgtagttatccatgtgggagaagtcgcgatcacttcacagcgaagtctgaagtctctcggagtcattatagacgacaagctgaccttcggcagccatgtcgaccatgtgcaagagagcgtcgactgctgttgcggctctatcgagaatgatgtccaacagctcaaaggtgtgcgccagtagacgtaggttactggcaggcgttgccgtatctattctcaggtacggcggcccgtcatggtcaagagcactgagggtaaccagttacctacagaaactggagagcacctaccgcgtgatgtgcctcagagtgatatctgcctaccgcacggtatcacacgatgcatcctgcgtgatagcgagcatgatgccagtcgggctggtcattcgggaagatgaggagtgctttgagctacgtggaaataggggagcccgcgagcgcaccagggtgacctcggtcgctagatggcagcgtgagtgggacaactcctcgaaaggtaggtggacccaccggctgatacctagcatatcgagctgggtgggaagaccccatggggaagttcacttctacctgacacaattcctgtcaggccatggctgtttccgtcagtacctccacaagttcgggcacgcggaggtcccagtctgcccggactgcccaggtgtagatgaaactgccgaacacatactgttcgtatgtcatcggttcgacgtcgaaagaagagcaatgcttgacgtctgtggctgggacacaacccctgatacccttattcagcggatgtgtcaatcggtggagaagtggaacgcagtctcggctgctaccatccagattgccagtaggctacaggtaatctggcgaaccgagcaacagacgacgggcacggctaactagtgattggttagctggagcgaaaaaggccaagcgcaaaaaagagagtgaatggtctgttcatgccgaggtaggttggcgcagcgaatggcaaccgcgtaatgggtaaacccagccaccccgaagcaagacagaagagtgagtgtataggcgtataagtggactgcctcatgccaagacgggagggtcgtagcgtagtatgttggaactaagctatcgatgcctcatggcgtggcagaggagtgaaagggtgagcatccaagtcagtctcacactgcatgttaagggtgagcataaaagtcagcctcacaggttggtagaggctagcacaaaagtcagcctagcaaggagtgaaaaaggtgagcacacaagtcagcctcgcatggtatgtcagaagtggggcctaagaaaaatgtcccacatgggatgccagggggagtgacaaaggtacaatagagtggcacgattgagagtgaatcaggtgatagggtgagcacccaagtcagcctcacatggtatgggtagggcgagcacaaaagtaagcctagcaaggaatgagtaaggtgagcacacaagtcagcctcgcatggaacgtaaaaggtgagcacaaaagtcagcctcatgtgggagtgtttgagagtgaatcaaagtgcgattgagagagcacccaagtaagcctcatacaggatgtatgaacgcgtgagtgagagtgattgagtacatttagtacagccatccccccagaagtaataccgagaggtagttcctgggaggaatgatggcggagcccaatggagtttagtcggtattaatggctggtcaccattcgagtccgacacgccccagtgcaccccgtgcggtagattggaccctaccaatagcacgtgtactgggctaggacataaaggtcttctccattgtaaaaaaaaaacatgccgACATCGCTACTCTGTATATCGTTAAGGCGTACATCACCGTGTGGCGGGAGAGTATTCTCCGGCAACTTGACCTCTAGGAAATAAAAGGAAACCTCGGCATCTTCATACAGCGTTTTCTCGGAAAATGCCAATTCCGTGCTATAGTCGGAGCAGCGACATCGGGACATTCACCGAGGAGAACGGAGTACTCAAGGGATCTATCCTCACGGTCACCCTTTTCCTCATTAGTATAGAATCGAAATTCTCCTGCTAGAGATTTTTACCACCATTAATTCCGACAACATCGTGCTGGTCGAAACGGGGGGTACCAAGGGCCGAACCCCTATTAAACTGCAAACAGTAGTCAACGCCGTCGTTAAGTGGACTACCTCGTTTGTTTCCAGATATCCCTCGAAAAGAGCTTCTATACCCAGCTATGCTCTACTCATCATCGAGCTACCAACCGCCCGATCCCTATAGCGAACACTCCCATCTCCTATAAAAGGAATCAAAATCCTCGGGATTTCAATGGACCGAAAAACCACCTTCGCTCCCAACTTCAAGAAACTAAAAACTGAATGCGCCAACCCTAAATGGCTCATGTAAAAAATATGGGTCCGGCATCTGAAATTCAACAGGAATATGGCACTAACATTAAGCCAAGCGCCAATCCATGGCCATCGGAATCGCCGGACAAGGAATAAATCGCATCCTGGCCCCTCTGCACCACGGGTCCATCCAGATCGCACCCAAACTGCTGCTCAGCACACCAACCGAAAGTACCTGCATCGAGGCCGGCGTATTCCTATTCACGTCCCTCTGACGGGCGCTAAGCATCTTCGAACGCATAACCGGAGATGACGGTTCAACAACAATGAAAACTGCCAAAAGGATCTACGAGGAATCTTCCATCGGGTGTGGACCCGCCTCTAGAATGCCAGATCAACGTCTATCTCTTACGGTCAAACCAGGAGAGCCAGCCGAAGTCGCACTTCCTGcattacttaccttaccgttcaggctagagccttgttgtctcttgctgcaTGCAGAAGcagtctccactccactcggtccattgatgGTTgc encodes:
- the LOC131686065 gene encoding 3-oxoacyl-[acyl-carrier-protein] reductase FabG-like, which produces MDFSGKVVLITGASSGIGAATAVYFAKLNATLALVGRNVANLNQVASDCETVGSIKPLILVADVTKEEDNERVIAEVVEKLGKLDVLVNNAGKGASGSIETTTMEQYDDIMRTNVRSVFQLTKLAVPHLIRSKGNVVNVSSVAGQRSFPNFLAYCVSKAAIDQFTRCTALELAPKQVRVNAVNPGVIVTNFHREAGMDEDTYKLYLKRCEETHALGRVGQGSEVAAAIAFLAGENTASFTTGVCLCVDGGKHAMCPR